In the Ornithodoros turicata isolate Travis chromosome 5, ASM3712646v1, whole genome shotgun sequence genome, TCATGTGGGAGGAAGACAAGCATGCTGAATTCTTTTCCCGCGTAGGGTAACTCAAGGACGTCAGCCTTCAGATCCTCATTCCTGGCGTAGCTGTACCTCGCGGTTTTCAGCATGGTATCGACCTGCTTCGCCGACTTGCCGTAGTTGAAGAAAGGCAGCCTCGTtgtttgactttcgatgaactTTCGCTCCCAGTCGCCTTTAAAGTAGACGGCGTTCATGATGAAAAGGACGGTTGTGGGGGGCAGTTCGCTGACAACCTTGTCGATCTTGCCTCTCGTCTTTGCTGACACCCACGCGTTGATTTTGGCAGCTACAGCAATTGACTCCTTCAGAAAATTGACTTCCTCAAATTTGGCCTGAAATACATCTTCCAGGTCTTTCTTGTAAGACTCGAGAACAGGAAAGCTCTGGTTTACGAGGACGGCATTGGCAACCTCTAAGGTAACATTCCTGTTCTGCTGCTGGAAGGACTTCTGCACGGCTGACAAGACCTCGTCTCTTCCGTGAAGCCCGGCCGCCTCGTACCCGAGAACCGCGGCGAGTTCCTTTTCTGAAACTCCTCTTGCACCGTGGTATACCATGGACATAGCTATGCTGATGCTGAACGGCGAGAGGAAGACATGGTTCTCGTCCGCAGGGAGCGCCTTGAGAAGGTTGAGTCCGAGGATGTTGTTTGCTTCAGCGAAGCGAATAGTCGCGTCGTCTGGAACTGACAACGCCCCAACGACGAAGGTGAGAACGAGAGCTGCTGATCGCAACATGGCGCTGAGGTGGGCGTTTTCGCGGGCGCCGTGCTTTATGTACTCGCTGAAATCGAGGAAGTACCGACGGGTTGCACCAACGCACTTTCCCGTTGAAGCGCTAGTATTTTCCCGAGGATATTTCAGTTCCAAGGGGCGAAACTGATATCCCGAGCTGTCGAGAGTGTGTTTGCTTTGTTGGCGGTTTCCCTGAGTCTGTGAGAGATAGAAGAACAGCACCTGTACGTGTTTTACACTCCAGAGCTATTTTGAGACGCGCTGTTATTGTCACATGCAGGATGTCCGCAACAAACTATGGAGTGAAGTTTATAGAAAAGAGAAatctctttcttttcgtttttcgtttttttttattctgcgttagcgccgcgaagcaactgtggctatgagcggcgtaaagACGTGGACAcgtgcagagaggacagcaggaaggagtgggggacagggggttagtatgcgtcctgggccgacttcagggggaaattgccgacattcgtctggaagatCTTCGGaaaatctgaggaaaacctcagacaacacagccggcggtaggattcgaacccacaacctcccagtctgcagcacgaccttggctaccaccaaccagatggcgccttagcccactcggccatgctgttgttgttattgttgttgttttttccttttttgttgtttttcgaTTACAGTGTGTCACGGTATATTCTTGTTGGCAGTATGTATATGGCGGCATAAGTGGGACACGTACTGCCGGCAACTTTGTCGGGCGTTGTCTTAATAAATTTTAAGGTTGACGTCAGTGCTACTCAGCAAAACATTTCCCGGTCGTTACCCTTCACCAATACCAGCAATCACAGTGCATAGCCCATGAAGCTAAATGGGCGGGGCAGTGATTTGCATAGAAATGTTTGGTAGCAGTTTGGAATGGTAACGAACAGGCAGTTTTGCCGATTACTGTCCTTCTTCAATAGTAGTTATCACAACGTATGGCTTCAGAAATTACGTAGTTGTAACACATCCTAGCTCAATCGAGATCCAGTGGGGGAAGTCATCGGTATACAACCGAAACAGACACAACAAATCAAAGTCTACTGAAATCTTAAAGGGATCGTAAAGGCAACAGAGAAAACAAGACGTAAAACAGTATGTTGAGAAGCGGTCAATGTTATTGGAGATCAACAAGAATCGGATAAAGTTCAACAGAATGTAAACCAGGTATTAAAATATCAGGCATCAAACATACAAATCATCAAACGAACCAAAAGACTCGATTAAAATTTGCCAGTAtgcacgacaacaacaacaataaatgaagaagtgatgatgacatgggatgtttccccgtggtagccacaggaccctaccccacttcacagtggttaatatgacaGGATGGATTATGGTGagagtgaagcgacgacaggtcggagttctgtttagagctcttcgaggagtccagtggcttgcatgaaggcaaaaagggagcgaagatcccggcactgatgcgcaggggagctcaatgggccaagtactttggacaggctgaatggtctatggtcgaggagtcaGTACGAAGGTACAAAAGAGTCTCGTGAAAACCAACAAAACCTTCAGAATATGAAACGACCCATTAAAATCTGATCGAATCAAACAAAAGCCCAGAGCTATTCATAAAAAGTCATTTAATGGGCGAGTAAATTCAAAACGGTCAAGCAAATCAAAGCTCAATCTACAAGAATCCAATGAAATACATCAGAATCCAACGTAATgtaacgcgttttggagtagccagttctgactgggtcggtactaacctctccatatttttctttctttttccaatccaatccaacgtAATGCAAAAGAATCAATTAATTGCAACCAAGATCCAATATAAACCAAACGGATGCATTAGATTCCACAGAATCGAGACAGATGCAAAATAGCCCAACGGAAACAAATAAGAAGTCCAAAAGACTCGGTTAAGAGTCCCATAAATATCGATGTAAATCGAAAAGAACCCAATAGATATACCACTAAGGTgcaatgaaaaaatcaaacacCCATAATATCCCAAAGAAGAAAATTGGTTAAAGACAAGTCAATATGCAGGGGAATTTAGaagaataaaaatgaaaaaaaagagagagagagagaaattcaCCATTAATCAATTGAATCCCCCAATTCATCTAACGATGAAAGTGAATTATAGTATCCCTCATCGTTGTATTGAGAAGTGACATGTGGATTAATTTGGACGGAACTTTGATTAAAATTAGCGAGAAGAGCCATGCAGCATGCGTCGTGCCAGGGAGCACCAAAACCAACTCCGCAACGAAAACCATGAAAAACCACGGGGTAAGTCTCGCGTGGCACCTTATAGTCATACTGATCTAAACCTCGTCGGATTTCACATAAGCACATGTACAGCATCATGGGGGTAACATCGCCAGTCATCCTGCCGGCTACCGTGGTACAGGAtgtcccaatgaaggctactgattGATGCTCGCACGTTGTCTGTGATGGGTGCAGTTGGGTAATCCTAGAGCAAGAGGGACCACTGCACTcctctcctgtaccaccatcTTTTCTCCCCTAACTCTTTCACCATCCCCTCCTCTCCCTTCCTGAGTGCACCGATACGCCTCCCTCTATAGCAGGCTAATCGCCTTCCCCCAACATCATAAAcccttccaccaccaccaccacgaacaTATTGAAAATAACACCATATCTTGTATTACGAATCGCACACTTGCTTTATTTGCGTAGaaagacacgaagaaaagagGTCTTCTGAACGGTTTTCCAAATCTCACCTCATCCAACTTATAAGTGCATATGTACGCGTTGTGTAGCGCTCTACCGTAAAAGTGCTGAAAACATGGAGCAGACAAAAGAAGGCACATTGGGCGAAACTGATGAAACGATGCTTGATTGGATGCTTTCTACCTCAATGGTACGAGAATATTTTTGTGGCTGCTTTCACCATGTCTAATCAGTGTTGTCAGGACGTGAACACTATTTGAAAAAGTGATACAGAGGTGGGCCTGATAGGCAGCGTTCGTCATGCGCAAGACTTACGGCGCTATAATTCATTAGTGATTATTATTGTGAGACACGGGCGAACGGAAGAAGGCAGctgcttgattgattgattttaaaagaaaaaaatggagatggtagtctcgagccactcgggactggctactccaggacgcgttattaataaaagaaagggaaactacactaacctcggcgctttgaaacgctttgaaagaataaatgagaacatcatcaccgagcttgtcaccaaaagcgaagtctcaaggcactaaaaacaaagagtgtcacaatgtgtcaaacaggtccgtcgagacgagaaattgcacaagggcgcgcatggcaggtatgagctgatttgctggccagcacccaagaaccttttcggttgagtatggccgattatccaggcgagacagggacgacacaagggtacatcggtgtgcactgtacctcgggcagtcttggagtatatgatccacgtcctcaactacatcacacagactgcagttgggggacgggaccatgccgagcttaaacaaaagtcgtccactgtatggcacgttgaggcgaagcctgtagatgagcgacgtgatgggtcgaggaagcgctgacggcatataaaaacggagatctgggtccaccctgcgcaggaacgacgtagaagggacacttctgcgccagtgttcactgcacagacgtcccatgagagcaccaattgcttgcttcgcgtccgcttgggtgaaatacgtacggtgcgtcggtacgcctcgtgccacatgagcccgtctcgcaagtaggtcggcagcctcattcccagggatgccacaatgacctgggatccactgtaaggtgatgttatgtgtctgtgtgacagcacatgaatactccctgaggacgtcacacaccagtggagcgagggagctcgagcccagggtgcactgcagagcttggagggcggttttggagtcactgtatatggtccagtgcatcggtggttgacgggacacaatgaaggaaagcgccataagaatggaatgcagctcggccacagcagccgacgtcgggtgcgacagcttagcgcttcgttcaatcgacagctcagggattacgaatgcacaggtagagccggtctgtgtcgatgagccatcagtaaagattttaattctgccttcatcgcgatgaagcagaAGGCAGCTGCTTCTTCCTGCACGTTCAATGATTTACTGCAGTCGCTGGACATGTCGCGTTTATCACGTGCGTCACGCATCGGCCACTTACCATGTCTGAAAATAAGCCGAAGATATTCTCGTCTTTAGAGCTCCTTTTGACGTGGGGGTTTGCACGCTTTCCTGCACACACCACATCAGGGTCGTTCAGTCCATCCTGGTGTGCCCCACCCGGTGTCTTTGCTAAGGTCCGTAGCAGAGAACAGCCATATTTGTCAATGGTGCCCAGGGTCACCCGGCGTGCACACATTCTACCGGCACCAAGCGCGGAACAAGAACGATAAGAGATCTCTGCTCTGCGGTGGCATTACAACGTAACAGATATGGCGCGTGTCGCATGATACAGCCCCTTTGCCAGCCGAACGTGATGGTACATCCACGCGTGTCTCAGTTTATCGTGTAACGCAGTGTCATGGTACTAAAAGCTGCGTCTAAGacagccccaagcagcacaatgtaagTCGAGTacgataggggtggacggtatgtatcttatcaatgttctttagttgcacgggtctgttcaaggccttccatctacccgtccacccctatcgcactctactttcagtacctacattgtgctgtttgaggtCGTGCACAGCGTGTGGAGAGGGCATGGTTTTAGAATGTGACACAGCATCTCAGGGTTGCCGCGCGTTATCCTTCTGATGCATTCGCACACCCGGATACATACATCATCCCGCTTGATGCCTTGAGGAAAGAACCCATTCAGTGCCTATGTTTTTTCTAAGTAGTAtttgcccaggcagcacaatgtactgaaagtcgagtgcaataggggtggacagtatgtgtcttatcaacgtcCTTTAGTTttacgggtctgttcaaggccttccatctacccgtccacccctatcgcactcgactttcagtacattgtgctgcctgggtaaaTGGTCCGAAACGACAGGTGGATATCGCATAGATGACACAACAATTTTGAGACaacgttgaaatttttcaaCTGTTGCATGTTCGCCCCACGTGTAAATTATAACCGGTGTTTATGCTAGGCCTcgaggggggggatatatttattagacgaaagaaaaaaaaaacgaggggaaggtcagccaaacgggacgtcggcttgctattccgcaacaaaaagaaaattaatgaagttgaagaaagaagaatgaaataaataaaaagaaaagaagaagaatggagATGAGGAAAGAAGAATGAAGGCCTAAAGCCTAGGCCTAATCTCAGCAGTTCCTGCCCACAGAGCTTGAGGCACTACATGCAGTACAGTCGAATGCTCAACCGGCATGAAAGGTGGAAAGAGGGGAGTTTGTATCATGAAGATGCAGATTTCTTTAGCAGTTCTATGACGATGTCTGCGGAAATTGGAAGACAGGGTGTAAGTTAAATAGTTTTGGACATGCTTGAGGCGTTGTGTTGCTGTAGGTTTCGTAATGTTCCTAGGTGTCATATATTATGCATGACAAACATACaggaagaaaaataaatgttttgaaaataaaaatgaatgaaTTGATGACATCAATTAATGATTAAGGGATCCTGCACTCTGTTGCAGCGCACCCGGCCGTTGCCTTTGAGCTGGATTCAGCCACGCGTTGGCCGATCGGCCCCGCCAAGGGGATACGTTACGTCACGTAcgtcgggaacgaccatggtcataataacgagggttcactgtagaagCGTAGGGTATATGCTGACCGTAGTAATACTGACGAAAGCAAATGAAACAAAATGCATCCTTCATGACCGACAGCTTTTGCAGCCTGGGGCAGTAAGTGAATGTCGTGTCTTGAATAACGAATTCGTACGACGACGAAAAGCAACGTGTCCTCGTCGTTATGAACCAGCCAGCTAGACTGCGACCTTTCACTGTTATCGATACGTAGAAGCCATGCGAAAGCCTGCTCAAAAAACCACACCGACCCAATCTTAACCTCAGCGTCTCAACTCCGTTTGTGGCCAATATATACTAGTGTCCAGTAAGACCGCAACGGTCAACAGATGATGCGCCATGTTTACTCAGGACGCAACAACACTTCAGCGGCATAGTCTGATGCACGCACTGCCTAGTGCATGtccattgccccccccccccctcacccgGGACAACCCCATTCTgtgtaacctaacctaacctaacctagactaTCTTTATGTCATAGTGATATACCCTAACACAATGTACTTTtgttcattaataataataataataataataggccTACATATAGGACCTCTTCCGATTATCAACTCTCCTCCTACAGCGGCTGAAGCTATCGCCATGGATATCACATTGAAGTTCCAAAGTTCCACACCACAGGGgcgacacaaacccgccattgttgtaactaccctcaagcgggtgcctttggcaaaactgccatcttgtcctggtcgcacgtcatagaaaacctaattttgaggtcatgtgactttgttgaCATGTCATTTCGCCGCTTATCGACAtctttccgtcgtcataacgccaagagatgaacgtattttgccagcgtaaactatgcggttcTTCTTGCGCAACATGGTATAGACCATTtttccttagtttaagtacatcgcaccGGCTCAGTGAGCCGAGCGGTCGTTATCACATCTGTGGAAGTCCACCATTCCACgagtggcatccaatgtattgctccgtagacgaaagcgtgcttaggcgaacgcaatgcatcctggacaggtcgtGGTctcacgtcacagcaaacgtcaaggctcacgtgaccttaaagatggcggcgcccgtgatcggcggttaaaccgtttgtaaacaagtaAACAATGCGGTCGTTGTTtccgcgcgacgttttggatgtctttcgatcacggcaATTGTTTTtctccgataatctcgcagtaaaacgtgcAGTTtcgcacataaggcctcgtactgttgacgacttccaaagatgtgatgacgacctcCCGTTAAGagtcactgagccgatgcgatatACATAAACTACGGATAAATGGGCTACGATGTTGCGGAAgcagcaccgcatagtttacgctggcaaaatgcgttcatctcttggcgttatgacgacggaaataagtcggtaagcggcaagacgacatgtaaacaaagtcacacgACCCCAAAGTGACGTTTTCTACAGTTTTTctgcagttttgccaaaagcacccgcttgagggtagttacaaaaatggcgggtttgtgtcacccctgtgcgtTACCTaaatagcccaatgaggtcgctttgcgTACGTcactttgggggccacttcggcgcgctaTACCACCACGACTCTCCGagaattccgaaactatgcgttgggggctcccGTAGAGATTTATGTAACCGAAACAGGAAGGCGAGCAGTGATATGTCATTGGAGTGGGCCCCGACCTCGGCTCCACTTTTCAGAATAATAGGGCTCCTGTTCTCCTTCCCTTCCTCCATGCACACATCCTTGTCAGCGCACTCTGGAGCAGTTTCGTTGCTATAGCACAGCCGAAGTTCGTTACAAACAACACTTCAAATCAAGAAGCCTATGCGTTTGTCAAACCTAGAGCCACAATATGATTTTTTATTGACGACATCCAAGAACAAATTCACggccaaaaaagaaaactctAGCCAAGGCGTCTCGTCATTGATGAAGCCCACACAAGACAATAACGTTCATCGCCACTAACATCACAAACATAATACAATACTAGAGTAAGAACCATTTGCAGTCAGCGTTAAGTTACAGCGCATGCACAGCACCCACGAAGAGGATCAACTTGGAAATCTTGTTCCGAATGAAGAACAAGAATGGGTGGTCAACGTTGAATTCTACGGGCTTTGGAATCAGCACCGAAGTAACTTTTAATTCGAACACAACCCCAGTGAACGCAGCAGCCTCACTTCCCTTCTCATTGACTTCAACCACGGCTTTGTGAATAACATCGCTCACCACCAGTCTACCAGATTCTTCAATACCGGTGAAGTTGGCAGCTCCTGAAAAGATGGATTTCGCTCCCAGAGTCTCCAGTTGTTCCACAAGACTGTAGTCAGATTCCAGCTTGAATTTGGGCAACTTCAAGTTGACGGTCGCAGTGAACAGGCGATCTACGGCCCCTTGATACCCTGAAGGGGTCAGGTCTTCCAGAAGTCTCCGCAGCCCATCTCTCTCATGTGGGAGGAAGACAAGCATGCTGAATTCTTTTCCTGCGTAGGGTAACTCAAGGACGTCAGCCTTCAGATCCTCATTCCTGGCGTAGCTGTACCTCGCGGTTTTCAGCATGGTATCGACCTGCTTCGCCGACTTGCCGTAGTTGAAGAAAGGCAGCCTCGTtgtttgactttcgatgaactTTCGCTCCCAGTCGCCTTTAAAGTAGACGGCGTTCATGATGAAAAGGACGGTTGTGGGGGGCAGTTCGCTGACAACCTCGTCGATCTTGCCTCTCGTCTTTGCTGACACCCACGCGTTGATTTTGGCAGCTACAGCAATTGACTCCTTCAGAAAATTGACTTCCTCAAATTTTGCCTGAAATACATCTTCCAGGTCTTTCTTGTAGGACCCGAGAACAGGAAAGCTCTGGTTTACCAGGACGGCATTGGCAACCTCTAAGGAAACATTCCTGTTCTGCTGCTGGAAGGACTTCTGCACGGCTGACAAGACCTCGTCTCTTCCGTGAAGCCCGGCCGCCTCGTACCCGAGAACTGCGGCGAGTTCCTTTTCTGAAACTCCTCTTGCACCGTGGTATACCATGGACATAGCTATGCTGATGCTGAACGGCGAGAGGAATACATGGTTCTCGTCAGTAGGGAGCGCCTTGAGAAGGTTGAGTCCGAGGACGTTGTTTGCTTCAGCGAAGCGAATAGTCGCGTCGTCTGGAACTGACAACGCCCCAACGACGAAGGTGAGAACGAGAGCTGCTGATCGCAACATGGCGCTGAGGTGGGCGTTTCCGCGGGCGCCGTGCTTTATGTACTCGCTGAAATCGAGGAAGTACCGACGGGTTGCACCAACGCACTTTCCCGTTGAAGCGCTAGTATTTTCCCGAGGATATTTCAGTTCCAAGGAGCGAAACTGATATCCCGAGCTGTCGAGAGTGTGTTTGCTTTGTTGGCGGTTTCCCTGAGTCTGTGAGAGATAGAAGAACAGCACCTGTACGTGTTTTACACTCCAGAGCTATTTTGAGACGCGCTGTTATTGTCACATGCAGGATGTCCGCAACAAACTATGGAGTGAAGTTTATAGAAAAGAGAAatctctttcttttcgtttttcgtttttttttattctgcgttagcgccgcgaagcaactgtggctatgagcggcgtaaagACGTGGACAcgtgcagagaggacagcaggaaggagtgggggacaagggggttagtatgcgtcctgggccgacttcagagggaaattgccgacattcgtctggaagatCTTCGGaaaatctgaggaaaacctcagacaacacagccggcggtaggattcgaacccacaacctcccagtctgcagcacgaccttggctaccaccaaccagatggcgccttagcccactcggccatgctgttgttgttattgttgttgttttttcctttttttttgtttttcgattACAATGTGTCACGGTATATTCTTGTTGGCAGTATGTATATGGCGGCATAAGTGGGACACGTACTGCCGGCAACTTTGTCGGGCGTTGTCTTAATAAATTTTAAGGTTGACGTCAGTGCTACTCAGCAAAACATTTCCCGGTCGTTACCCTTCACCAATACCAGCAATCACAGTGCATAGCCCATGAAGCTAAATGGGCGGGGCAGTGATTTGCATAGAAAGGTTTGGTAGCAGTTTGGAATGGTAACGAACAGGCAGTTTTGCCGATTACTGTCCTTCTTCAATAGTAGTTATCACAACGTATGGCTTCAGAAATTACCTAGTTGTAACACATCCTAGCTCAATCGAGATCCAGTGGGGGAAGTAATCGGTATACAACCGAAACAGACACAACAAATCAAAGTCTACTGAAATCTTAAAGGGATCGTAAAGGCAACAGAGAAAACAAGACGTAAAACAGTATGTTCAGAAGCGGTCAATGTTATTGGAGATAAACAAGAATCGGATAAAGTTCAACAGAATGTAAACCAGGTATTAAAATATCAGGCATCAAACATACAAATCATCAAACGAACCAAAAGACTCGATTAAAATTTGCCAGTAtgcacgacaacaacaacaataaatgaagaagtgatgatgacatgggatgtttccccgtggtagccacaggaccctaccccacttcacagtggttaaaatgagaggatgaattatggtgagagtgaagcgacgacaggtcggagttctgtttagagcttttcgaggagtccagtggcttgcatgaaagcaaaaagggagcgaagagcccggcactgatgcgcaggggagctcaatgggccaagtactttggacaggctgaatggtctatggtcgaggagtcaGTACGAAAGTACAAAAGAGTCTCGTGAAAACCAACAAAAGCTTCAGAATATGAAACGCCCCATTAAAATCTGATCGAATCAAACAAAAGCCCAGAGCTATTCATAAAAAGTCATTTAATGGGCGAGTAAATTCAAAACGGTCAAGCAAATCAAAGCTCAATCTACAAGAATCCAATGAAATACGTCAGAATCCAACGTAATGtgacgcgttttggagtagccagttctgactgggtcggtactaacctctccgtatttttctttctttttccaatccaatccaatccaatccaacgtAATGCAAAAGAATCAATTAATTGCAACCAAGATCCAATATAAACCAAACGGATGCATTAGATTGCACAGAATCGAGACGGATGCAAAATAGCCCAACGGAAACAAATAAGAAATCCAAAAGACTCGGTTAAGAATCCCATAAATATCGATGTAAATCGAAAAGAACCCAATAGATATACCACTAAGGTgcaatgaaaaaatcaaacacCCATAATATCCCAAAGAAGAAAATTGGTTAAAGACAAGTCGACATGCAGGGGAATTTAGaagaataaaaatgaaaaaaaagagagagagagagagaaattcaCCATTAATCAATTGAATCCCCCAATTCATCTAACGATGA is a window encoding:
- the LOC135395952 gene encoding intracellular coagulation inhibitor 1-like translates to MCARRVTLGTIDKYGCSLLRTLAKTPGGAHQDGLNDPDVVCAGKRANPHVKRSSKDENIFGLFSDMTQGNRQQSKHTLDSSGYQFRPLELKYPRENTSASTGKCVGATRRYFLDFSEYIKHGARENAHLSAMLRSAALVLTFVVGALSVPDDATIRFAEANNILGLNLLKALPADENHVFLSPFSISIAMSMVYHGARGVSEKELAAVLGYEAAGLHGRDEVLSAVQKSFQQQNRNVTLEVANAVLVNQSFPVLESYKKDLEDVFQAKFEEVNFLKESIAVAAKINAWVSAKTRGKIDKVVSELPPTTVLFIMNAVYFKGDWERKFIESQTTRLPFFNYGKSAKQVDTMLKTARYSYARNEDLKADVLELPYAGKEFSMLVFLPHERDGLRRLLEDLTPSSFQSAVGHLFTETVNLKLPKFKLESDYGLVKQLKALGAKSIFSGAANFTGIEESGRLVVSDVIHKAVVEVNEKGSEAAAFTGIAFQVGITSVEITRPVEFNVDHPFLFFIRNKISKLILFVGAVHAL
- the LOC135395953 gene encoding intracellular coagulation inhibitor 1-like codes for the protein MLRSAALVLTFVVGALSVPDDATIRFAEANNVLGLNLLKALPTDENHVFLSPFSISIAMSMVYHGARGVSEKELAAVLGYEAAGLHGRDEVLSAVQKSFQQQNRNVSLEVANAVLVNQSFPVLGSYKKDLEDVFQAKFEEVNFLKESIAVAAKINAWVSAKTRGKIDEVVSELPPTTVLFIMNAVYFKGDWERKFIESQTTRLPFFNYGKSAKQVDTMLKTARYSYARNEDLKADVLELPYAGKEFSMLVFLPHERDGLRRLLEDLTPSGYQGAVDRLFTATVNLKLPKFKLESDYSLVEQLETLGAKSIFSGAANFTGIEESGRLVVSDVIHKAVVEVNEKGSEAAAFTGVVFELKVTSVLIPKPVEFNVDHPFLFFIRNKISKLILFVGAVHAL